The Prochlorococcus sp. MIT 0801 genomic sequence AGGTACTACTTGTTCAAGAAAACACAGGAGATCTGAACCTTGAGAATCTTTAACTAAAAGAGTCGGTACTTCGTCGTTTTTATTTGTTGTTGACATAGTTGAGTTCTTATTAATCTGTGTCTAGTTTTATTTGATTATGTTTTTACATCATATTCAAAATTTAATTTGAGTCATCCAGATCAGGTCCCTCAATAAGCCATTGTTGTAAAAGTATAGCGGCAGCTGCACTATCTATTCTTCCAGTCTTGTCATTTTTTAAAGAGAACTTTTCTTTAGCCTCTACGGTTGAACAATGTTCATTGATAAAAGCCAAAGGAAGTTTTAAACATTTAGCTAATTTAATCCCATATTTTTTACATCGAATAGATTGTTTAGTTTCCATTCCATTCATATCAAGAGGATTACCACAAATGAGCCCTTCAACTTTTCGGTCAAAACATATTTTCTCGAATTCTTTTAGATCTTTTTCAAAGCTATCTCTAAAAATTGCGGGGAGATGAGTTATTGATATTCCAAGTGGATCACAACCTGCAATACCAATCCTTTTATCTCCAATATCAAGACTTAAAACTGAACAGGGTTTTGGCTGAATCATTTGTTATTTTCAATATGAATAGTTGAAGGTAATTCAGGTTGTTGTTGTAAATTGCCTACAAGATTAGTTAATAGTTCAGTTTCGATAGATTTTAATTTATATCCATTTTGTCTTTTCCAAACACTTCTTCCTAGAAGAACTCTCTCCTCTGAAATTTCCCAGTCACTTTTATGTAAAATGTCATTCAATTTATTGTCTTCACTTGTTGTTTCTATATAACAACTACTTTTCCCAGCTTTCATGTTATTAATTCTATTTGGAATAGATTGATCTAGTCTTTCATCCCATGCTAATCCTCTTATTAGTTCTAATGAATAATTATTTTGGGGACAAACAGATGGGATTAACCCTGCGATAATATTATTTTCTTTTGATTTAATAACACCAGTTAATGTATTTCTTTTTTCGTAAATATCATGCCACTGCCTATCAAAAATTGATCTAAAGTTAATTGACTCTCTAGCTTGTTCAAATCTCCATATTTGTTGACTATTTTCTTTATTTAGTTTTTCCCAGATGAAATTATCATTATACTCTTTCTTTCTATATTTAATATCTTCTTTCATATGCCAATATTTTATTATTCTAAGCGGTTGAAAACCAGATTGTCTAATAACAGATAAATTCTGAATATCATTTGTATTTATAGAAATTAAAAAACTTTGAGTATTAATATTGCTTTTGTAAAGAACCTTTCTTAATAAATTCTGCAATAAGTTGTAACGGCTGAAGGATATTGATTCTCCTATAAAGTATGGCTCTGATATAGACCAACAAGTACCTCTACGATTGATTGGAGTTGCTAAAATATATGCAATTATATTATATCTTTCTACAGCTACTAAACATGTTGAACTCCTAGTCGGAATTAAATTAGTGAAACTTGACTCTAATGATGAAAACCATTTTTTGCATAATAGAATCTGAAATATTCCAAGGTATTTTGAATTGTTGTCAGCTCTAAGCATTGATAAATGCTTGAGCTTAAGTGGCTCAATTATTAAATCCGAAGATAATGATTCATTATTTTTCATTTAATTATTTTATTATATTTTTAACTTTCATGTGACTATTATCTTGCTTCATCTGATCTGATAAATACTAATGGTGTTTGTTGGTTAGCATTACCTGCTGGATTTGATGTTAAAGCTCTTTTAATTATTTCAGCATTATTTACATTACTTGTTGATAGAATTTTAACTCTTCCTAAATCATTTACATCTACAACAGCCACATTAACATTTAGTCTTTTTGCGGCTTTAATACAAAAATTTTTAGTATTTTTAGGTCCTAAAACTATACTTTTGTCATAGGGCGGCGTTGTACCAGTAATGTCATCAATCAGTCTTGCTTGTTCACCTGCTAAACGATAAAACACACCTTTAACACCAAATAATTTTAATATTCCTCCAATTAACCATGAAATTATTACACGTGTTGGACCAGAAATATTTATTAGGGTTTGCATTCCTGAAGCTGTAGCTAAACTACTAGTAGGGTGAAATCCTTTGCAAATTAACTTTGAAATTAGATTTGATTTTACGTTCCTATAATCTATGTATCTTCCTTGCATTACTGCTAGAGGTGACTCTCCAATTGTAAGAATATCTGTAGGCATGTAATCTAGTGGCATGTAGGATTTTAATACTCCAATAGGATCATCTAAACTACCAAGAATATGAGTTTTTATTGGATCTACTAAATTAGTACTAGAAGAATTTCCTTTGGATATATCTAAAGAATTAGGTAATACAAAACTATCGAACCTTTTGAAAGAACCAAAAGGTCCGTAATTTCCCCATTCTATATCTAGCCACAAACATTTAATCTTATGTATCGCTGTACTTTTAATCTCATATTCAATTGTAATTTCGACAAATGTTGATTTTCTCCCCTTTAAAATATATGCAGTCCAATAGTCAATATTTTGTTCATCTTCTTCTGCATCTGGATGAAGTGGTTTGATTTGTGTTTGAATCCTTATTATTTCGTTTTTATCTATACCTATTATCTGAGGTTTAACATTAAAAGAAGGAATCATAACTTCCATTCTTTTATGTAAATTTTTAATTTCAACCCGAGTAATATATTTGTGCTTAGCATCGAGTATGATTTTTTTAAATTCTTTGGGTTTCAGAACTAGTGGCGAATCTTGTCTGAAATAATGATTAATTTCAATAAAAATAAATATGATTATTATGATAAAAAGTGAGTTTAATAACATTTTTAGTTAGAATATTTGATAATTTAATAAAAAATCTTTAGTACCTTTATTACATTTTCAGCTGCCTCTAGGTTTATTATAACCATCTTTAGATGGCTCACTATTGTATTCGTTAAAGCTTTTTACTGTGAGATCAAAATCAGGTTTCTTTAGACCTGTCCCTTTGGTTATTGCATCATTAATACTATCGAAAGATACTTGACCTTCTTGGTCTAGTAGAACATTACCTTTTCCGTCAAGAATCACTGTCTGAGGTATCTTCCCATGCCAGTAATAGGCGGGGTCGGTAATAAATTTTTTGTCATCATTGTCTAATTCATCAATTGATAGAGGAATTACATCAACAGATGAGCTCCACAATAACTTAATACCTGAAACTACAGGGGCAAATTGTTTACTAGCAGAACTATCATCTAGATAGAAAACTAAAACACTTGTTCTTTCGTTTTTTAATGATTCTGATAATGTGCTTTGTGGTGGAACTAATGATCCGTTGCCAGCATAGATTGGGTATATATTTCCATCATAACTATCAGTATCCCTAGCAGAATATACTGGATTGACAAATAGAAAAAAAAGTATAAGCAGTGAATAGAATATTCTTAACAAAATAAATGTAAAATACTATTTTTTAAATTCTAAAGTCTTAAAGCTAATATAGCTATATTTATTAATAAATAAATTATCCTTTGGATAATTTTCTTCCCATACCTTGAGCGATACCTCTACCTAT encodes the following:
- the ruvX gene encoding Holliday junction resolvase RuvX, whose product is MIQPKPCSVLSLDIGDKRIGIAGCDPLGISITHLPAIFRDSFEKDLKEFEKICFDRKVEGLICGNPLDMNGMETKQSIRCKKYGIKLAKCLKLPLAFINEHCSTVEAKEKFSLKNDKTGRIDSAAAAILLQQWLIEGPDLDDSN
- a CDS encoding thylakoid membrane photosystem I accumulation factor, which gives rise to MLLRIFYSLLILFFLFVNPVYSARDTDSYDGNIYPIYAGNGSLVPPQSTLSESLKNERTSVLVFYLDDSSASKQFAPVVSGIKLLWSSSVDVIPLSIDELDNDDKKFITDPAYYWHGKIPQTVILDGKGNVLLDQEGQVSFDSINDAITKGTGLKKPDFDLTVKSFNEYNSEPSKDGYNKPRGS